A genomic window from Salvia miltiorrhiza cultivar Shanhuang (shh) chromosome 5, IMPLAD_Smil_shh, whole genome shotgun sequence includes:
- the LOC130986208 gene encoding uncharacterized protein LOC130986208, with the protein MNTDITSAAKPEYPVIDRNPPFTKTVANFNTLDYLRLSTITGVSVVVGYLSGIKPGIRGPSMVTGGLIGVMGGFMYAYQNSCGRLMGFFPNEGEVAKYKNKY; encoded by the exons ATGAACACTGACATTACGTCGGCGGCGAAGCCAGAGTACCCGGTGATTGATCGCAATCCTCCATTCACGAAGACCGTCGCCAACTTCAACACCCTCGACTACCTCCGCCTCTCCACCATCACCGGCGTCTCCGTCGTCGTCGGCTACCTCTCCG GGATTAAGCCCGGGATTCGGGGGCCGTCGATGGTGACGGGTGGTCTGATTGGAGTCATGGGAGGGTTTATGTATGCCTACCAAAATTCGTGCGGCAGGCTCATGGGATTTTTCCCCAATGAAGGCGAGGTTGCCAAGTACAAGAACAAGTATTGA
- the LOC130986207 gene encoding uncharacterized protein LOC130986207 isoform X2 — protein MLGVEMISPRCPSSHGWRRANKPVVLVRRPKAVNISEPAQAELSWQIVVGAIAGVAPFVVAGVEFSKRIRNCKVCRGSGLVLRDNKYYFRCPRCGGFLPWQSWKRFFTG, from the exons ATGTTGGGTGTTGAAATGATTTCCCCAAGATGTCCGAGCAGCCATGGGTGGCGTCGCGCAAACAAACCGGTGGTTTTAGTCCGACGACCCAAGGCTGTCAACATTTCCGAGCCGGCTCAGGCAGAGCTCAGCTGGCAAATTGTGGTTGGAGCTATAG CTGGTGTTGCTCCATTTGTGGTGGCTGGGGTTGAGTTCAGCAAGAGAATT AGGAATTGTAAGGTGTGTAGAGGGTCTGGGCTTGTTCTCAGGGACAACAAGTATTATTTTCGATGCCCTCGTTGCG GTGGGTTTTTGCCGTGGCAATCGTGGAAGAGATTCTTCACTGGTTAG
- the LOC130986207 gene encoding uncharacterized protein LOC130986207 isoform X1 produces MLGVEMISPRCPSSHGWRRANKPVVLVRRPKAVNISEPAQAELSWQIVVGAIAGVAPFVVAGVEFSKRIVEQRNCKVCRGSGLVLRDNKYYFRCPRCGGFLPWQSWKRFFTG; encoded by the exons ATGTTGGGTGTTGAAATGATTTCCCCAAGATGTCCGAGCAGCCATGGGTGGCGTCGCGCAAACAAACCGGTGGTTTTAGTCCGACGACCCAAGGCTGTCAACATTTCCGAGCCGGCTCAGGCAGAGCTCAGCTGGCAAATTGTGGTTGGAGCTATAG CTGGTGTTGCTCCATTTGTGGTGGCTGGGGTTGAGTTCAGCAAGAGAATT GTGGAACAGAGGAATTGTAAGGTGTGTAGAGGGTCTGGGCTTGTTCTCAGGGACAACAAGTATTATTTTCGATGCCCTCGTTGCG GTGGGTTTTTGCCGTGGCAATCGTGGAAGAGATTCTTCACTGGTTAG